A window of Panicum virgatum strain AP13 chromosome 8K, P.virgatum_v5, whole genome shotgun sequence contains these coding sequences:
- the LOC120644890 gene encoding putative disease resistance protein RGA3: protein MAAVAAMVPYVKNLIAGMAEEEVNMLLGVSGEITKLEDNTESIKAFLADAERRRITEKSIQRWVNKLKDAMYDATDILDLCQLEADKRRESEDGSMDKKAPSCCQSLLFCLRNLVFAHKIGSRIKDLNQRLDDIRKGAYQFNFNIMFGSYQDRRMTSQTEHSSRKAMSEFDESTIVGKNVENDMKFLIQELITDDNNNDNNIKVVSISGMGGIGKTTLAQKIFKETTIQENFKTKIWLSIGKHFDDAELLRSAIKHADRDLGEELDMSLFVRTLTDALSASKFLVVMDDIWSDEAWSNVLCIAIRNASRNKPGSRVLVTTRLKDLASKMGESFHQHHVSPLDEEDAWSLLKKQLTPDQVVGIEQLKNIGMDILKKCDGLPLAIKVIGGLLSTRYPSEREWKAVLDSPAWSVGGLPELPS from the exons atggccgccgtcgctGCCATGGTACCATACGTGAAGAATCTGATTGCGGGCATGGCAGAAGAAGAGGTGAACATGTTGTTGGGCGTATCCGGCGAGATCACCAAGCTGGAGGACAACACGGAAAGCATCAAAGCCTTCCTGGCAGATGCTGAGAGGAGGCGCATCACCGAGAAGAGCATCCAAAGATGGGTGAACAAGCTCAAGGATGCCATGTACGACGCCACCGATATCCTAGACCTGTGCCAACTCGAGGCTGACAAGAGGAGGGAATCTGAAGATGGCAGCATGGACAAGAAGGCTCCTAGTTGCTGCCAGTCATTGCTCTTCTGCCTGCGGAATCTTGTGTTCGCGCACAAGATTGGCAGCCGCATCAAAGATCTGAACCAGCGTCTGGACGACATCCGCAAGGGGGCTTATCAGTTCAACTTTAATATCATGTTTGGTTCTTATCAAGACAGGAGGATGACCAGCCAAACTGAACACTCCAGCCGCAAGGCAATGTCAGAGTTTGACGAGTCAACCATTGTTGGGAAGAATGTCGAGAATGATATGAAGTTTCTTATCCAAGAACTAATCACTGATGACaacaacaacgacaacaacatCAAGGTAGTTTCCATATCTGGCATGGGTGGCATCGGAAAGACCACCCTTGCCCAGAAGATCTTCAAAGAGACAACCATCCAAGAGAACTTCAAAACTAAGATATGGCTGAGCATTGGCAAGCACTTTGACGATGCTGAGTTATTGAGGTCTGCAATCAAACATGCTGACAGAGATCTTGGTGAGGAGCTAGACATGTCCCTCTTTGTACGGACCCTCACTGACGCCTTGTCAGCGAGCAAGTTCCTAGTGGTGATGGATGACATTTGGAGTGATGAAGCATGGAGTAATGTACTTTGTATTGCAATCAGAAACGCCAGCCGGAATAAACCGGGGAGCAGGGTCCTTGTCACTACAAGATTAAAAGACTTAGCTTCAAAGATGGGAGAATCCTTCCACCAACATCATGTCAGCCCGTTAGACGAGGAGGATGCCTGGTCCCTGCTCAAGAAACAATTGACACCTGATCAG GTAGTCGGAATTGAGCAGCTGAAAAATATCGGGATGGATATTCTTAAAAAGTGTGACGGCTTACCCCTTGCAATTAAAGTGATCGGAGGACTGCTAAGCACGAGGTACCCAAGCGAGCGTGAGTGGAAGGCTGTTTTGGACAGTCCCGCATGGTCAGTAGGTGGACTGCCTGAGCTCCCCAGCTGA